DNA from Tepidisphaeraceae bacterium:
AGTGCGATCACTTTCAACCGTCAGTAGCGAGCGCTGGATCGTCCGCAGCACGTCGGCGAGCGCATCCCCCTCCGCCGTTCGCTTCGCCGGCAATTGGAAGGACGGAACAGACGCGATGAAACGCTCGGCGATCTGCATCGAGTACTGCGCCGCATACCCACTCCGGTCCGAGGTATCGGAACGGAACGCGCGGGCCAAGAACAACAGGTTCAACGCGTCTTGCCGGGCTCTCGCATCATCCCCCTTCGCCACGGCGTCTGCGGCGGCATAGCGGAGCAGGTACGCCAAGTTGTATACGTCAACGAACGCCTGCCCCGGCTCTGGTTGATACACGCTCTCCACCGGCCATTGCAGTGCCGGGCGCGTGGTCGCTTGTCGAAGTAAGCGCAACGGGGCCTCGTTCGCGTTGAGGTGCCGGCGGATATGATCCAGCTGATCCGCTGACAATGTGGGGTTCCCACTATTGTAGAAGTCGGGAGAATTCGCGAAGACGCCGCTGAACGCCTTCAAATCCAGGACCTTCCCCGCCTCGATCAGCAGCGTGGCCGCGTTGTCCTCAGGGGGAACTGGTTCGGCAACTTCCACCGCCACCGCGCCGCGCGGCGGCAGCGCCGCCCTTGCCTGCTGCAACCGATGCTCCGCCCGCGCGTCCCACGCCATCCACGCCGCAACGATGCCCAGCGGCACCAGCAGCGCGATCGGCGCGACCCACCGGGCCGCGCGGAACGGCCGCAGCACCGGATCCCCATTCAACCGCGCCGCCACGCGCGGCGGCGTCGCCTTCTTGAACAGTTCCATACGCTCGCTCCCGTCCCACGCCGCGCCACCACCCCTGCCCGCCTTCGCCTTAGCATACCGCGAGGCGCCCGCCGCCGTGAGCAACGAATGCCCGGTAATCGCCGCCGCCCGCACGGGCTGGTGCCCCAACCTGTGCCGAGTACAATCGCACGCGGTACGTCTCGAGAACCGAAGCAGGACCGACATGCCGGACATGGGCAACGCCATTCCGCTGCAGTACGAGGCCGCTCGTCGCAGGCGGGTTCGTCTGACGCCGGTGCTGGTTGGCGCGGCGCACTTTGCCGTTGCGTTTCCGCTGTGGGTGTGGTGCATCAACCGGTCGATGGATCGCATCGCCGATGCCGTCGCGGCACAATTTTCGCGCTCGCCTTATACCCCGCCCGCCACGCCTTTTCTGGAGCAGGCGGGCCAGTGGATGATCGATCTGCTGATGTTGCCCGTCAGCGAACTCTGGTGGCCGGACGGCACCCCACCGTTCGCCTTCGTGCTCGCCAACAGCCTCGCGTGGGGCCTGACCTGCTGGTTGATCCTCACCCTACGGACCCGCGGGCGTCCGGCGTAGCTCCCGGCGCAGGGTCGAACCGCGCGGATGTCGAGAACAAGTCCTAAACCGTCAAATGGTCCATGCCCCATGCACACCTTCACCACCGCCCGCCACATCCCCGCCACCGTCGACCGGGTCTTCGCGGCCATCGCCGATCCCGCACGGCTGGCACGCTGGTGGGGCCCTGCCGGGTTTACCAACACGTTCGAGGTCTGCGAGTTCCGCGCCGGCGGGCGGTGGGCGTTCGTCATGCATGGGCCGGACGGGCGCAGCTATCCGAACGAGAACCGCTTTGCCGACGTCGAACCGCCAAGCCGGGTCGTCATCGAGCACGTCTTGCAGCCGCGGTTTCGGTTGACGATCGGGTTGACCGCCGACGCGGGCGGCACCGCCGTCGCGTGGGCCCAGACGCTGGAGGACGCCGACCTCGCCCGCAAGCTCGAACCCATCATCGTCCCCGCCAACGAGCAGAACCTCGACCGCCTCTCCGCCGAGGTGCTGCGAGATGCGAGTGGCACCTGAATCGTGCGGCACCGCCCGCTCGCGGCACTTCATCCCGCCCTACGGACGGCTTGCAAGACCGTAGAAGACATAGCCCACGAACGAGCACGAAGGAACACGAAGGAACACGAATGGGAGACAAGCGCATCGCGTTCAACTCGCGTTCTTCGTGCTGATTCGTGCCAATTCGTGGGCAGGCCCCGTGCTTGATGCGCAACGTTCACCAGCGGGCCCGCACGACTCCAAACGAAACCGCGGCGCGCCACACAGGCCGCGCCGCGTCTCTTCTATTCACTTCAGCCTTCACCCTTCACCCTTCACCCTTCCCGGCCTCACGCCGCCATCTTCGGCGTCGGGCCGCTCTGGCCGTCGCGGATGGAATCGGCCGCTGCCGTCGTCGCCGCCGGGTGGCTACCGGTCATGCCGAAGTTCACGTTGAACTGCGCCGACGCCCCCACCGCCGTCGACCGCACGCCCTGCACCCGGTACGTCAACTGCGACGTCCCCGCCGGCACGGTCGGGTCGACGAACCGCTTGCCCCCCACCCCGCCGATGTACTCGAACTCGCCCGACGAGCCGATCTTGCGATCGACCCGGTACATCGTCCCGCTCGCCCCCGGGTTGCGGCACTTCCAGCTCAACTCCAGCGACCCGTCCGCCCCCAGCGACACCTTGAAGTTCGACGGCGTCCCCGGCGTCGCCCCGGGCCGCGCCACGCGCCGCACCGTCAACCCCAGCTGCGCCCGCTGGGCATCCGTCGTCGCCGGGTGCTTTTGGATGATGCCCGCGAGCTGACGGATCATCGCGATCATCTGACCCTTGGTCGTCCGTTTGAGTTCGACGCTCGGCCGCGTGCGCGTCGCCGGGTCGTTCGCCAGCCCGTACGCGCTCACAAATGCATCCACCGCCACCTGCAGCGCCGCCTGCTGCGCGCTGACGAGGCCGACGTGATCAACGCCGATCACGCCGACGTTGGCCAGGAAGTCGGTCGACCAGGTGACGAGCATCGGCTCGCGGATCGGGAGGAAATCGGACATCGGCTTGTTCCGTGCGTTGATGAAATCCGTTCGCGACGGCCACCGGCCGCGCCCGTCGCGCGACCACCGCCATCCCCCTTCCCATCGGCCCGGCCCCGCCCCGACCTTGCAAGATCGCCACAAAATCCCGCCCCCCGCCCCACATCCCATAATACCCCTCCCCCGCCCCTGCCACGGCAGGAATCGATCCACCCTTCCCCGCCCCGCCTCAACCCTGCCCAGCAATGCGCCGCCCATTCCCCGGCATGCGCCACACATTCCTCGGCATGCGCCACACATTCCTCGGCATGCGCCGCACATTCCCCGGCATGCGCCGCACATTCCTCGGCATGCGCGGCAACGGCGGGGAAAAGCCGGGTGCCACGGGTCGTACTCGCCCCGTGCCTCGGATAACATGACCCGCACGGTTGGCTTACCGCCCGTGGCACCCGGCTCCTAGCGGCCCAGCAAAACTGGTTTTTGGCGCGAGGTAATACCGGTTATGCGGCACGCTGTTTTTCTTCCATGCCTGATCGCAGTGTTGCTCGGCGTTGGAAGCGCGTGTACCACCGGACGCGGCGGGGCTGCTTCTCAGAAAACACCGGTCCTAGGTGACATTGTCGGATCCGTGAGATTGCACGAGGACGCCGGGCCCGCGACAACGACGACGGTGCAGATCGTCGTGATGCTATACAACCACAACGAGCGGTCCGCCCGCCGCATGTTGGAGAACGTCGGCACCTTGTCCAAACCCTTCTCTCTCTCGGTCCGGTGGCCGGACTCAAAGGGGAGCCCCCGCAATTCCGTGGAAGTTCAGGCGTTTGGGTACGAGGCGGGCCAGCTGTCGTACATCTCCGATTCCCAACGGTACACGACGCGCGATTCGCTGAGGCATCGACCGCTGGAGTTCGTGTTGGCGCCTGTCCGAGAGTAGCTCGGCCGGGTGAGGAAAAGGGGACATCCAGGGTGAGGAAAAGGGGACATCCAGAATATCCACGCCCGACCGTTGACGGCCCAACACCGCCGGGTGCCACGGGTCGTACTCGCCCCGTGCCGTCGGATAGGATGACCCGCACGGGCGGCGTACCGCCCGTGGCACCCGACACGGAGAAGCATGAACCGAAGATTGATTTTGACTCTCTCTGCGCTCGTGTTCGGCTACATCGCCCTCTACTACTTCGGGATGTGCTTTCAGAGTGTCGATTACCACGACGGCCGATACCACGATATCCCGCGAGGACGTTATGCTTTGTCAGCGGCCATCGCCTCGGTGCTCACCGCCGTCTGCTGGCGCGCTCGTGGTGGGCCCCGGCCAACCGGGGGCGAGGAAAAGGGGGCATCCGGAACATCCGCGCCCGACCGTTGACGGCCCAACACCGCCCGCGGATATTTTGGATGTCCCTTTTCTTTTCGAAGGCGAGAGCCGAAAGGGTGCTGAAGCTATGTAGGGTCCGCCGGTACTCCTGCGGACCGTTTCGGTTTACGATGAGCGGCGATGGTCCGCAGGAGTACCAGCGGACCCTACGAAACTGACAATGATGGATGAAAAGCCAGTACAGCCGCTTGATTACCGTGCGCCAGAAGCGCACGCGGGGGCGAGTGGTGCTGGGTGCATGTCGGTCATCGTTGGGCTATTTGGTCTGCCCTTTCTGATACATGGCATCGTCGCGCTCGCCGAGGTCCGGAAAGGGATCGGGCGGTTTTTCAGGTCGGACGAATCGGGCATCGCGTTGTTTGGCTTGCCGATCGGGCTGATCTGTTCATACGCCGCGATCCGCTGGTGGCGCAGACGGGCGAGATAGGCCGGGTTACCTGCCATCGGTTATGCTCAACCCGTGTCCGCCGGGGGTGCCACGATCCGGTACACCGGGTCGTGCTATCGAACGGCACGCCCCTGGCAACGCGACCTGGCGAGGAAAAGCTATGTAGGATCCGCCGGTACTCCTGCGGACCGATTCGGTTTACGATGAGCGGCGATGGTCCGCAGGAGTACCAGCGGACCCTACGAAACTGAGGCATCGATCGCCCCAACCCCAGCCCGCCCAAGCCGTTGCCGCCCCGCGGCGCATTCGCCCCCGCCCCAGCCGACGGCCCCGCCGCGCCGATCATCATGCCGCAACCGCGCCGCCCGCACGATAGCATCCCGCCCACCGCAGCCTGCCACCGCCCGTAACCTCCCGCTTGACCACCAATTACCGCGTGCGCCTAATAGGCGACAGCAGCACGATGATCGGCGCGCGCCGGTCAGGTCAATCACTAGTTATCCATCGGGGGAAGACGATGCGAGCAGATCAGATCAGCTGGGTAAACGATGGATTTCTTGGATATCTTCAGGCGAGCGAGCCTGTACACGTTCCGCTCTTCTCAGCCTCTCTGGAGGTTCGGGTGAATGCTGAACAGGGAGCAACATCACCCACCGCCAGCCAGCTAGGAGCGCTACAACAGTTTTTGGAGTTACCGTCATCGCAACGTGATGCGTTGACGCATGAACTAGTGTTGGTCTGTCACGAAGTGTGCGCGCAGCGGCGAATTGATGGACAAGATCTACCGATTCGTTTGGCACGCAGAGCGGATGTATGGTCGTACGTAGGTTTTTCAACGATCACGTTGCCAGCACACGGTGCGACGCGGGATCGTTATGTGTTTGTCGCCGGTGGCTGCGACTGGGATGAAGAACACGGCATCGAGTTGCTATTCAAGAACGGGCGACTGTTCAAACTGAGTGCACAAGATGGGCTCGCGACAAACGAAGCTTGGTACGCACGTTACATCGAGGAATGACGGCGGACGGCCGATGGATAACCCGCCGATGCAGTGGACCGAGCCGGCGGGTAAGCTTCTTGTGGTTCGAGAGTCGGCACTGTGCCGGCTCGGCCGCTGATCGGCATTACGTTATACGACGGAGAGAATGCCCGAGCCGATCTACATCATTCGCGAGAGGAACGTCCATGAGGACTCTGACCTGATCGCACCGACGACGATCTGGGCGTGCGTCGGGAACAGCGACACCTACGAGGAGACCGGCTCCAAGATCGCAGGTCCGATTCCCGTTCTCTTTGCCAACCGAATGATCGAGGGCCTACGGACGTTCTTGGAGCAACTCGGCCACACGGTGGTCGTCGAAAATGCGATCGACGACTGACGGGGGCGCGGCCGTCGTATAACCTGCCAATGCACCGGACCGGCCGGGAAGGTACACTTTAGTTCGCGAGCCGGTCGTAGGCCGGCCGCTGATCGGCACTACGTTATGTCAGCCGATCAGGTAGCAGCCACGCGACCCGCCCGCCGCCCCATCCCGCAAAATTGACACGATTTTCCCGCATTTCTATACTGCCCCGCTCATTCGCGGCCAGTGCCGGGCTATTTGGTCCGGAAAACACACGGTTTTACTGGATCAGGCGTGGACGGTGACCCGTTCCGCGCCGGTCCGCCGGCTGGTGAGCAGCGAAGCACACAACCCCACCCGATTCAAACGGGATCTCAGGAGACAGTCGTATGTTCAAGCAGGTGAAAAAGGTTTCGAAGGGCGCGGCCAAGGGCGGCGCAGGCAAGGCGGCCAAGGGCGTCAAGCGCGTTTACTTCTTCGGCAACGGCAAGGCCGAGGGCAACGCGAACATGAAGGACCTGCTGGGCGGCAAGGGCGCCAACCTGGCCGACATGACCCTGGTGCCGCTGCCCGTGCCCCCGGGCTTCACGATCACCACCGATTCCTGCGGCGACTACAACGACGGCGGGGGCAAGATGCCCGCCGGGCTCATGGAAGAGGTTCGGGCCAACATCAGCAAGGTCGAAAAGGCCGTCGGCAAGCGCTTCGGTGACGCGCGCAACCCGCTGCTGGTGGCGGCCCGCTCGGGCGCCAAGATGAGCATGCCGGGCATGATGGACACCGTGCTGAACATCGGCCTGAACGACGCCGCCGTCGAAGGCCTGGCCGCGTTGTCCAACAACCCCCGCTTCGCCTACGACAGCTATCGCCGGTTGATCAACATGTTCGGCGACACCGTGATGGGCGTCGACCACCACCACTTCGAGCACGAGCTGACCGAAGTGAAGAAGGCCAAGGGCGTCGAGCTCGACACCGACCTGGACGCCGCCGGCCTGAAGGAAGTCGTCGCGCGTTATAAGGCCGTTTATAAGCAGCACGTCGGCAGCGACTTCCCGAGCGACCCCTACGAGCAGCTGGAAGCGGCCATCGAGGCCGTGTTCAAGAGCTGGATGGGCGACCGGGCGATCAAGTATCGCCAGATCAACGACATCCGCGGCCTGCGTGGCACGGCGGTGAACGTGCAGGCGATGGTCTTCGGCAACATGGGCGACGACTGCGCCACCGGCGTGGCCTTCACCCGCGACCCCGCGACCGGTGAGAACATCTTCTACGGCGAGTTCCTGGTGAACGCGCAGGGCGAAGACGTGGTCGCCGGCATCCGCACGCCGCTGGAATGCAACAGCGAGATGGGCAAGTGGAGCACCAAGAGCTGGAAGGAACTGCTGGCGGTCAAGAAGACGCTGGAGGCCCGCTATAAGGACGTGCAGGACTTCGAGTTCACGATTGAAAAGGGCAAGCTGTACATGCTGCAGACCCGCAACGGCAAGCGCACCGCGCAGGCCGCTGTGAAGATCGCCGCCGACATGGTGCGCGAGCGCCTGATCGACGAGAAGACCGCCATCCTGCGCGTCGAGCCAGCATCGCTCGACCAGCTGCTGCACCCCGGCTTCGATCCTAAGGCCAAGCGCGAGGTGATCGCCAAGGGCCTGCCCGCCGGCCCCGGCGCGGCGGTCGGCAAGATCGCGTTCACGGCTGAGGAAGCTGAAGAGCGCGTTCATAACGGTGAGAAGATCATCCTGGTCCGCCGCGAGACCGAGCCGGCGGACATCGGTGGCATGCACGTCTCCGAAGGCATCCTGACGAGCACGGGCGGCATGACGTCGCACGCCGCCGTCGTCGCCCGCGGCATGGGCACGCCCTGCGTCGCCGGCGCCGGCGCGCTCGAGATCGACGCGAAGAAGCGGACGATGACCGTGGGCGGCAAGAGCTACGGGCCGAACGACTACATCAGCCTGGACGGCAGCACCGGCGAGGTGATGGCCGGCCAGATGCCGACCGTGAAGGCCGAGCTGGCCGGGCCGTTCCTGCAGATCATGAAGTGGGCGGACAAGTACCGCACGCTGAAGGTCCGCACGAACGCCGACACCCCCGAAGACGCCGCCGTCGCCCGCAACTTCGGCGCCGAAGGCATCGGCCTGTGCCGTACCGAGCACATGTTCTTCGATCCCGAGCGCATCCAGAGCATGCGCGAGATGATCCTGGCGCAGAAGGAAGACGTGAACGCCCGCAAGAAGGCGCTCGCCAAGCTGCTGCCCCACCAGCGCGCCGACTTCATCGGCATCTTCAAGGCCATGAACGGCCTGCCGGTGACCGTGCGTCTGCTGGACCCGCCGCTGCACGAGTTCCTGCCCCACAACGAGAAGGACCAGCAGGCGCTGGCCCAGTCGCTGGGCCTGTCGTTCGAGCAGGTGAAGAACCGCGTCGGCCAGCTGCACGAGAGCAACCCGATGCTGGGTCACCGCGGCGACCGCCTGGCGATCACGTACCCGGAAATCCTGGAGATGCAGGTGCGGGCGATCATCGAGGCGGCCATCGAGGTGAAGAAGGCCGGCGTGAAGGTGCTGCCGGAGATCATGATCCCGCTGGCCGGCACCAAGGCCGAGCTGGACTACCTGAAGAAGATCACGGTCGCCACGGCCGACGCGGTCTTCAAGGAGAAGAAGACGAAGGTCGCCTACCTGTACGGCACGATGATCGAGGTGCCCCGCGCCGCGATCACCGCCGACGAGCTGGCCGAGCCGGCCGAGTTCTTCAGCTTCGGCACCAACGACCTGACGCAGATGACGTTCGGCTACAGCCGCGACGACGCCGGCGTCTTCCTGCCCGACTACATCGAGAAGGAAATCCTGGAGCGCGACCCGTTCCAGAGCCTGGACATCGGTGGCGTCGGCAAGCTGGTCTCCATGGCCGTGAAGCTCGGCCGCCAGACCAAGCCCGACCTCAAGTGCGGCATCTGCGGTGAGCACGGGGGTGACCCGAAGAGCGTCGAGTTCTGCCACACGGTTGGTTTGAACTACGTCAGCTGCAGCCCCTTCCGCGTGCCGATCGCACGCCTGGCAGCGGCCCACGCGGCGCTGAAGGAAGCGCCGGTGAAGGGCGCGAAAAAGAAGAAGTAAGCAGAACGCTTCTTCAACGTTGTCTAACAACAAACGGGCCTGGTCGCTTTGGCGACCGGGCCCGTTCCTTTTTGCGCTTCTTGGGTCGATCATTCGTCAAATTGCGCTGCGAAGTTCAGACCCTCAGTAGTGATAAGAAGACGAACGCGACTGCCTGGTCGTGGCATGGGCGTCCCGCCCATGCGTGTGGACTGGAACGACTGATTTGATTGGCTGGCTACCGCGCCGACCAAGCCGTTGAAACAAATTTTGTGCTACGGCCTCTCGACATGCATGGGCGAGACGCCCATGCCACGATTGAAGCGGACGCTGTGCCGTTCTTGAACACCCTCAGGTAGAATGTCGTCCACCATGCTGTCGCGCATCATGTACATCGAACGCAAGGCCGGGGAGATCAGTGGCGACGCGCGCATCGGTCGCGTCTCGTATTCCAAGTCGCGCAAGAGGCTCTACTACAACGGGCAGACCTTCCAAACGTTGCGCGGATCCGGATTCAAGGCGAACTACTTCGATGTGGACACCGGCGACGAATACTGGATCTCCGGCTGCAAGAAGCGCGGGGGCGACCGGCTCTATCCCGGGCTGATCACGATCGACGACGACGTGCGCGATGCGTACTGGCTGACGATTCGTGAACAACCCGAAAGAGTGGGGAAGTCGGTCATCCGGTGCGCAGGCAAGTATGCCGTTTAGCAGATGGAACGGCGCAACTCCGGAGTGTATCTACTCCCCCGCGTGTTGCTCCAACTGTCATCCCGAGCGGAGCGGTAGCGACTCGAGGGATCTCCCACGGGCATGAATCGCTCGTCGTACGAGATCCCTCAGGTCGCTACCGCTCCCTTCGGGATGACATGGGGTGGAAGAGGTGCCGAAGAACCGTAGACGGCCGTAGGCCTGTACGCTGGCTTCAGGGCATGCTCAGACGTGCTTCCCACAGCCCTCAGCCCTCTCAAGCAACAGCGTTCGCTCGCGGGAATTCCGTGTGAGCCCAGCCGCACGTTCGAACTCGGCACGCGCCTCGGCCCAACGGCCCAACTTCGTCAGCAGATCCCCCCGAACGCTTGGCAGCAGGTGATACCCCTTCAGCGATGGCTCGTTCATCAGCGCATCGACGATCGTCAAGCCCGCTTCCGGGCCGAAGGCCATCGACATCGCGACGGCGCGGTTCAGTTCCACCACGGGCGATGGCGCAACCTGCGCCAGTTCCGCGTACAGCTGCGCAATCTGCCGCCAGTCAGTGTTGGCCGCGACGCGGGCGCGGGCATGGCAGGCGGCGATGGCGGCCTGCAGGGTGTAGGGGCCGCGCGAGGCGTTCAGTCGCTCGGCCCGGGATAGCGCCGTCAGGCCGCGGCGGATGAGCAGCTGGTCCCATTGGGCGCGGTCCTGGTTGAGCAGCAGCACCGGCTCGCCCGTTGCGCTCACGCGCGTCTTGGCGCGCGACGCTTGGATCTCCATCAGGGCCGCCAGGCCGTGTACGTCCGGTTCATCGGGCATCAGGCCCTGCAGGATGCGCCCCAGCCGCAAGGCCTCGTCGCACAACGCAGGACGCAGCCAATCATCGCCGGCGGTGGCGGTGTAGCCTTCGTTGAAGATCAGGTAGATGACCTCCAGCACCGACGCCAGCCGCGCCGCCAGTTGGTCGCCGCGTGGGACCTCGAAGGGGACTTGTTTGTCGGTCAGCGTGCGTTTGGCGCGAACGATGCGCTGGGCGATCGTGGGCTCGGGCACGAGAAATGCTCGGGCGATCTCGTCGGTCGTCAGCCCGCCGAGCAATCGGAGCGACAGTGCGACGCGGGCTTCAGTTGATAGAACGGGATGGCACGCGGTGAAGACGAGCCGCAGCAGATCGTCGCCGACGGGATCGTCCAGTTTTGCATCCAGGTCGGGAGCGGCCGACGCGCCTCGTTCGTTCTCGATCGTGCGGGCGATCTCGTCCTGCTTGCGGTCGAAGCGTTTATCGCGGCGCACGCGGTCGATCGCGCGATGCTTGGCGGTGGCCATCAGCCACGCCCCGGGGTTCTGCGGCAGGCCCGCGGCCGGCCATTGTTCCAAAGCGGCCACAAACGCATCCTGCGCCAGTTCCTCGGCCACGCCCACGTCGCGCACGAGGCGTGCCAGGCCCGCGATGAGCTTGGCCGACTCGATGCGCCAGATCGCGTTGATCGTACGATGGGTGTCGGAAGGCATGGCCGCCGGCCATCACACCATCGGCCGATCGGCGATGCAAGCGATTAAGGCGCGCTTCACCGTCCCATCAATGCCCGGCCGTTGGAGCATCGAACACTTCCGTGATGTCGCACTCGCCGCTGCCGGCGATCTCCAGGAAACGGCCCGCGATCGCGACCGCCTCGGCCTTGGAACCGACGTTCACGATCGCGAAGCCGGCCACCATCTCCTTGGCCTCGGCGAACGGACCATCGGTGATGTTGACCTTGCCGCCCGTCAGGCGCAACCGCGCCCCCGTGTCGGGCGGCAGCAGCGCTTCGCTGGCGACCACGGTGCCCTTGGCTTTCAGTTCACCCATCAGCTTCGCCATCTCCGGCAGGTTTTCCTTGCACGCGGAAGTGCCGGGTTGGACGGGTTCGTCCGACTTAAACATCAACATGAACTTCATCGCTTGCGTTCCTTCGTTAGTTCAGGGCGGCCGTCTCCAGTGTCGCGGTGGAACGCGTTTCCGCCAGCGTCTTCATCGTCTCCAGGCCGCGCTGGAAGTCGTCGCCGACGCACTTGTCCATGTTCATGAACAGGCCGATGATGCTGCAGACGAAGTTGTTTCGCCCCTCCATTGCCCACGTCACGCGCGTGCCGTCGGCGAGCGGCTCGAACGTGAAGGTGGCGAGGTTGACCGCTTTGAACGGCTTGAAGAACTCCAGCCGAATCTCGATTTGCAGTGGCCAACGGGCCTTCTCGATCGTCATCTGCCCCTGTCCCACCTGTCCCTTGCCGGTCCACGCGTAGGTCGCGCCGACGCCATCGGCGGGCCCGCCATACGTGCGTTGCATGTTCGGGTCCAACTTTTCGAATGGCGACCACTGCCGCCAAGCCCGAAAGTCGTTCACAAGCGCGAACGCGTTCTCCGCCGGCGCGTCGATCTTCACCGATCGCGAAATGCGAAATTCCTTCGGCTTGCGGGCGACCACAATCGCCAGC
Protein-coding regions in this window:
- a CDS encoding SRPBCC domain-containing protein, with protein sequence MHTFTTARHIPATVDRVFAAIADPARLARWWGPAGFTNTFEVCEFRAGGRWAFVMHGPDGRSYPNENRFADVEPPSRVVIEHVLQPRFRLTIGLTADAGGTAVAWAQTLEDADLARKLEPIIVPANEQNLDRLSAEVLRDASGT
- the ppdK gene encoding pyruvate, phosphate dikinase; translation: MFKQVKKVSKGAAKGGAGKAAKGVKRVYFFGNGKAEGNANMKDLLGGKGANLADMTLVPLPVPPGFTITTDSCGDYNDGGGKMPAGLMEEVRANISKVEKAVGKRFGDARNPLLVAARSGAKMSMPGMMDTVLNIGLNDAAVEGLAALSNNPRFAYDSYRRLINMFGDTVMGVDHHHFEHELTEVKKAKGVELDTDLDAAGLKEVVARYKAVYKQHVGSDFPSDPYEQLEAAIEAVFKSWMGDRAIKYRQINDIRGLRGTAVNVQAMVFGNMGDDCATGVAFTRDPATGENIFYGEFLVNAQGEDVVAGIRTPLECNSEMGKWSTKSWKELLAVKKTLEARYKDVQDFEFTIEKGKLYMLQTRNGKRTAQAAVKIAADMVRERLIDEKTAILRVEPASLDQLLHPGFDPKAKREVIAKGLPAGPGAAVGKIAFTAEEAEERVHNGEKIILVRRETEPADIGGMHVSEGILTSTGGMTSHAAVVARGMGTPCVAGAGALEIDAKKRTMTVGGKSYGPNDYISLDGSTGEVMAGQMPTVKAELAGPFLQIMKWADKYRTLKVRTNADTPEDAAVARNFGAEGIGLCRTEHMFFDPERIQSMREMILAQKEDVNARKKALAKLLPHQRADFIGIFKAMNGLPVTVRLLDPPLHEFLPHNEKDQQALAQSLGLSFEQVKNRVGQLHESNPMLGHRGDRLAITYPEILEMQVRAIIEAAIEVKKAGVKVLPEIMIPLAGTKAELDYLKKITVATADAVFKEKKTKVAYLYGTMIEVPRAAITADELAEPAEFFSFGTNDLTQMTFGYSRDDAGVFLPDYIEKEILERDPFQSLDIGGVGKLVSMAVKLGRQTKPDLKCGICGEHGGDPKSVEFCHTVGLNYVSCSPFRVPIARLAAAHAALKEAPVKGAKKKK
- a CDS encoding RNA polymerase sigma factor, with product MPSDTHRTINAIWRIESAKLIAGLARLVRDVGVAEELAQDAFVAALEQWPAAGLPQNPGAWLMATAKHRAIDRVRRDKRFDRKQDEIARTIENERGASAAPDLDAKLDDPVGDDLLRLVFTACHPVLSTEARVALSLRLLGGLTTDEIARAFLVPEPTIAQRIVRAKRTLTDKQVPFEVPRGDQLAARLASVLEVIYLIFNEGYTATAGDDWLRPALCDEALRLGRILQGLMPDEPDVHGLAALMEIQASRAKTRVSATGEPVLLLNQDRAQWDQLLIRRGLTALSRAERLNASRGPYTLQAAIAACHARARVAANTDWRQIAQLYAELAQVAPSPVVELNRAVAMSMAFGPEAGLTIVDALMNEPSLKGYHLLPSVRGDLLTKLGRWAEARAEFERAAGLTRNSRERTLLLERAEGCGKHV
- a CDS encoding YciI family protein, producing the protein MKFMLMFKSDEPVQPGTSACKENLPEMAKLMGELKAKGTVVASEALLPPDTGARLRLTGGKVNITDGPFAEAKEMVAGFAIVNVGSKAEAVAIAGRFLEIAGSGECDITEVFDAPTAGH
- a CDS encoding SRPBCC family protein; the encoded protein is MLLIYIGIGVAVVVAVLAIVVARKPKEFRISRSVKIDAPAENAFALVNDFRAWRQWSPFEKLDPNMQRTYGGPADGVGATYAWTGKGQVGQGQMTIEKARWPLQIEIRLEFFKPFKAVNLATFTFEPLADGTRVTWAMEGRNNFVCSIIGLFMNMDKCVGDDFQRGLETMKTLAETRSTATLETAALN